A genome region from Chthoniobacterales bacterium includes the following:
- a CDS encoding glycosyltransferase family 2 protein has translation MSTSSTQIAAVVVTFRRDPELVRLLQSLEASTRQPTLIVIVDNAASAATETVVAESSLNTFYMASPDNPGPGTGWKRGMQAALVRLPGTTHFLVLDDDVVLPVEAIEKLVQASAKAVITCPMLLDSNAKIWAFPEPKKVQLRKKIRQVQSASDSTQLLGKEPLPFVWCTGACLLVRRDAVDAAGFYRTDFWMLGEDLEYSMRLAAFGGGLFLPDVFVIHLPPIATEPAAASHRKKFDSLLQNLAYLSFHHPSSDHLMSYLPGNARRYFRTFGWNLASLTRIVVCLWKGAISGKPAGVK, from the coding sequence ATGTCCACGTCTTCCACCCAGATCGCCGCCGTCGTGGTGACGTTTCGACGCGACCCGGAGCTGGTGCGGCTTTTACAATCGCTGGAGGCTTCCACGCGGCAGCCGACTTTGATTGTTATCGTCGATAACGCGGCCAGCGCGGCCACGGAAACCGTCGTCGCGGAGTCATCCCTGAACACGTTTTACATGGCCTCACCGGATAACCCGGGACCAGGTACTGGTTGGAAGCGCGGGATGCAGGCCGCCCTCGTCCGGCTGCCCGGCACCACCCATTTTCTGGTTCTCGACGACGATGTCGTTCTTCCCGTGGAAGCCATCGAAAAACTAGTCCAAGCCTCCGCCAAGGCGGTGATCACCTGCCCAATGCTATTGGACTCAAATGCAAAAATTTGGGCGTTTCCAGAGCCGAAGAAGGTCCAATTGCGGAAAAAAATCCGCCAAGTCCAGAGCGCGTCCGATTCGACCCAACTCCTTGGGAAAGAGCCACTTCCATTCGTCTGGTGCACGGGTGCCTGTCTACTGGTGCGGCGCGACGCAGTGGATGCCGCAGGCTTTTATCGCACCGATTTCTGGATGCTGGGGGAGGACTTGGAATATTCCATGCGGCTGGCGGCATTTGGCGGCGGTCTGTTTTTGCCCGATGTCTTTGTCATTCATTTGCCTCCGATCGCGACAGAGCCAGCAGCGGCTTCCCACCGGAAGAAATTCGACTCACTGCTGCAAAATCTGGCTTATCTTTCCTTTCATCATCCGAGCAGCGACCACTTAATGTCCTACCTTCCCGGCAATGCGCGGCGGTATTTCCGAACTTTTGGGTGGAATCTCGCCTCCCTCACACGAATAGTCGTCTGTCTCTGGAAAGGTGCCATCAGCGGCAAGCCCGCCGGCGTCAAATAA